In Capsicum annuum cultivar UCD-10X-F1 chromosome 7, UCD10Xv1.1, whole genome shotgun sequence, one genomic interval encodes:
- the LOC107878592 gene encoding LOW QUALITY PROTEIN: protein LIGHT-DEPENDENT SHORT HYPOCOTYLS 7 (The sequence of the model RefSeq protein was modified relative to this genomic sequence to represent the inferred CDS: substituted 1 base at 1 genomic stop codon) encodes MMSSEQRREVGEGSSTTNATLAPSDHHHQLSPTPQLSRYESQKRRDXNTFGQYLKNHKPPVPLSQCNYNHVLDFLRYLDQFGKTKVHLNGCLYFGQFEQVGSCSCPLKQAWGSLDALIGRLRAAYEENGGLQETNPFANSAIRIYLREVRDSQAKARGIPYKKKKKRRKIQINVSINNNEAN; translated from the coding sequence ATGATGTCAAGCGAGCAAAGAAGGGAAGTAGGAGAAGGATCCTCAACTACGAATGCAACCCTAGCACCATCTGATCATCATCATCAGCTATCACCAACACCTCAACTGAGCCGTTACGAGTCTCAGAAACGTCGTGATTGAAACACTTTCGGGCAATACTTGAAGAATCACAAACCCCCGGTTCCTTTATCTCAGTGCAACTACAACCACGTGTTAGATTTTCTCCGATACCTAGATCAATTCGGAAAGACTAAGGTACATTTAAATGGATGTTTATATTTTGGACAATTTGAGCAAGTTGGATCATGTAGTTGTCCACTTAAACAAGCATGGGGAAGTTTAGATGCACTAATTGGAAGACTTAGAGCTGCTTATGAAGAAAATGGAGGATTACAAGAGACTAATCCATTTGCTAATAGTGCTATAAGAATTTATCTTCGTGAGGTAAGAGATTCTCAAGCCAAAGCAAGGGGAATTCCctataagaagaagaaaaaaaggaggaaaattcAAATTAATGTTAGTATTAATAACAACGAGGCAAATTAA